One genomic segment of Rhinopithecus roxellana isolate Shanxi Qingling chromosome 6, ASM756505v1, whole genome shotgun sequence includes these proteins:
- the LOC104666112 gene encoding putative speedy protein E7, with translation MEQILGKITTLLPEDKEESPQPNTSGYPLQEVVDDEVSGPSALGVDPSPSCRSLCWKRKREWLDQSEEEPEKELAPEPEETWVAETLCGLNMKLKRRRVSPVLPEHHEAFNRLLEDPVIKRFLAWDKDLRMSDKYLLAMVIAYFSRAGLFSWQYQRIHFLLALYLANDMEEDSKTPKQNIIYFLYRKNRSQIPSFQKRRFQFFYSMRRGARKNPSQKALFHKLRFQFFRSMGFRAWVSLEELEEVGGAWGGGYGEESGGLEAGRGERGVSWRVPIFSKGVCFSRSRLMTQSTGCGREIAPPFLELQGPWRPEVIGLREGTSASSRVKKEYWGLFQKSEEPIA, from the exons ATGGAACAGATTTTGGGAAAGATCACGACCCTGCTCCCCGAGGATAAGGAGGAGAGCCCCCAACCGAACACCTCAGGGTACCCCCTCCAGGAGGTAGTGGATGATGAAGTGTCGGGACCATCAG CCCTTGGGGTAGATCCCAGCCCCTCATGTAGGTCCCTTTgctggaaaaggaagagagagtggTTGGACCAATCTGAGGAGGAGCCAGAGAAGGAGCTCGCCCCTGAGCCTGAGGAGACCTGGGTGGCGGAGACGCTGTGTGGCCTCAACATGAAGCTGAAGCGACGGCGAGTGTCGCCCGTGCTCCCCGAACACCACGAGGCCTTCAACAGGCTGCTTG AGGATCCTGTCATTAAAAGATTCCTGGCCTGGGACAAAGATCTGAGGATGTCGGACAAG TATCTCCTGGCTATGGTCATAGCGTATTTTAGCCGGGCCGGCCTCTTCTCCTGGCAATACCAACGCATTCATTTCTTGCTGGCTCT CTACCTGGCCAATGACATGGAGGAGGACAGCAAGACCCCCAAACAAAACATCATCTACTTCCTGTACAGGAAGAACCGCTCTCAGATACCCTCGTTCCAGAAGCGTCGGTTCCAGTTCTTCTATTCCATGCGCCGGGGGGCCAGGAAGAACCCCTCTCAGAAAGCCTTGTTCCATAAGCTTCGGTTCCAGTTCTTCCGTTCCATGGGCTTCAGGGCCTGGGTTTCCCTGGAGGAGTtggaggaggtgggtggggcGTGGGGAGGTGGATATGGGGAGGAATCGGGTGGGCTGGAGGCTGGACGAGGGGAGAGAGGGGTATCCTGGCGAGTCCCCATCTTCTCAAAGGGTGTTTGTTTTTCCAGATCCAGGCTTATGACCCAGAGCACTGGGTGTGGGCGCGAGATCGCGCCACCTTTCCTAGAGCTCCAGGGACCATGGAGGCCTGAGGTCATCGGCCTGAGAGAAGGTACATCTGCGTCCTCCAGGGTAAAGAAAGAATATTGGGGTCTATTTCAGAAATCCGAGGAACCAATTGCTTGA